A portion of the Pan troglodytes isolate AG18354 chromosome 10, NHGRI_mPanTro3-v2.0_pri, whole genome shotgun sequence genome contains these proteins:
- the LOC129136528 gene encoding ras-related protein Rab-13-like has protein sequence MAKAYDHLFKLLLIGDSGVGKTCLIIRFAEDNFNNTYISTIGIDFKIRTVDIEGKKIKLQVWDTAGQERFKTITTAYYRGAMGIILAYDITDEKSFENIQNWMKSIMENASAGVEHLLLGNKCDMEVKRKVQKEQADKLAREHGIRFFETSAKSSMNVDEAFSSLARDILLKSGGRRSGNGNKPPSTDLKTCDIKNTNKCSLS, from the coding sequence ATGGCCAAAGCCTACGACCACCTCTTCAAGTTGCTGCTGATCGGGGACTCGGGGGTGGGCAAGACTTGTCTGATCATTCGCTTTGCAGAGGACAACTTCAACAACACTTACATCTCCACCATCGGAATTGATTTCAAGATCCGCACTGTGGATATAGAGGGGAAGAAGATCAAACTACAAGTCTGGGACACGGCTGGCCAAGAGCGGTTCAAGACAATAACTACTGCCTACTACCGTGGAGCCATGGGCATTATCCTAGCATACGACATCACGGATGAGAAATCTTTCGAGAATATTCAGAACTGGATGAAAAGCATCATGGAGAATGCCTCAGCTGGGGTGGAGCACCTCTTGCTAGGGAACAAATGTGACATGGAGGTCAAGAGGAAGGTGCAGAAGGAGCAGGCCGATAAGTTGGCTCGAGAGCATGGAATCCGATTTTTCGAAACTAGTGCTAAATCCAGTATGAATGTGGATGAGGCTTTTAGTTCCCTGGCCCGGGACATCTTGCTCAAGTCAGGAGGCCGGAGATCAGGAAACGGCAACAAGCCTCCCAGTACTGACCTGAAAACTTGTGACATAAAGAACACCAACAAGTGCTCCCTGAGCTGA